In Corylus avellana chromosome ca2, CavTom2PMs-1.0, the following proteins share a genomic window:
- the LOC132171978 gene encoding uncharacterized protein LOC132171978, which yields MAFQKEYLDLVLVPSGLLIMFAYHLFLLYRYLNCPHTTVMGFENNDKIAWVERIMQIDKRDVGVALSVISSNTSAATFLASVSLTLCSLIGAWIANSSKEFLQSELIYGDTRPSTMSIKYISLLTCFLLAFSCFVQSARSFVHANYLISTPDSNIPAQNVEVAVIRGGDFWSLGLRALYFALDLLLWFFGPIPMFVSSIVMVIVLHYLDTNTTLLHQHRSPGNKMVKSVAD from the coding sequence atggcttTCCAAAAGGAGTACCTTGATTTGGTGTTGGTCCCAAGTGGACTGCTCATAATGTTTGCTTATCATCTCTTCCTCCTCTACAGATACCTTAATTGTCCGCACACCACGGTGATGGGTTTTGAGAACAATGACAAAATAGCTTGGGTGGAAAGAATTATGCAGATTGATAAACGGGACGTTGGAGTAGCTCTATCTGTCATATCATCAAACACATCAGCTGCAACTTTCTTGGCATCAGTCTCTTTAACGCTCTGCTCTCTCATTGGTGCTTGGATTGCAAACTCCTCCAAAGAATTTCTGCAGAGTGAATTAATCTACGGAGACACAAGGCCATCCACCATGTCTATCAAGTACATAAGCCTCCTAACCTGCTTCCTCCTCGCTTTTTCATGCTTTGTTCAGTCAGCAAGGAGCTTCGTCCATGCAAACTATCTGATAAGCACCCCAGATAGCAACATACCTGCGCAGAATGTAGAAGTGGCAGTTATAAGGGGTGGTGATTTTTGGTCACTCGGGCTTAGAGCACTTTATTTTGCTCTGGATTTGCTGCTATGGTTTTTTGGGCCGATACCCATGTTTGTTTCCTCCATTGTTATGGTTATAGTCCTCCATTATCTTGACACAAACACAACTCTGTTGCATCAGCATAGGTCTCCAGGGAACAAGATGGTCAAAAGTGTGGCTGACTGA